In Providencia rettgeri, the following proteins share a genomic window:
- a CDS encoding sensor histidine kinase translates to MKLVSHPRSLFHQLLLFFGIPLILLGSFSVYTHYYSAKNAANLAYDRTLLASARTVAERLQVIDGHLSVSVPYVVLDSFELNNNDRIFYQVISPDGETISGYDDLPPIPAYWMRSQHYTALVYFYDAQYKGLPIRIAAFYQPINEDGITGMVEIRVAETVYSRQDLANQLLISALMSQGTVVLLTLVLAYILLSKLLAPLKKLSHLMLGRSANDLTPLPDLLPWSDLSPLIDALNRYISRLKRMVRRQERFSADASHQLKTPLTVLKTQVSVAINSTDETQRQQSLQAIEKTLDNTIVLTDRLLQLSRLKAHEKEAIAQYRAINLVEIVHQVCFTRLSQAESQNIDLGYEGAETAWIKGEPILLAEMCANLIDNAIKYTPENGEVTVRVVSSDDHFHWVLEVEDSGPGIPDAKINRSMEAFTRLNNALGKEGAGLGLALVKDIARYHGSEPQLLKSKLLNGLLVRIAFKASQAPW, encoded by the coding sequence ATGAAATTAGTCTCTCATCCACGCTCTCTCTTTCATCAGTTGCTGCTCTTTTTCGGTATCCCCCTCATTTTATTGGGCAGTTTTTCGGTTTATACCCACTATTACAGTGCAAAAAATGCCGCAAATTTAGCCTATGACCGAACCTTATTAGCTTCAGCACGGACAGTTGCAGAACGTTTGCAAGTAATCGATGGGCACCTCTCTGTGAGTGTGCCTTATGTCGTGCTTGATAGTTTTGAACTAAATAATAATGACCGAATTTTTTATCAAGTAATCTCCCCTGACGGTGAAACTATCTCCGGTTATGACGATTTGCCGCCAATTCCCGCTTATTGGATGCGTTCACAGCATTATACTGCGCTAGTTTATTTTTATGATGCGCAGTATAAGGGCTTGCCTATCCGTATTGCTGCGTTTTATCAACCTATTAATGAAGATGGAATAACGGGGATGGTTGAAATCCGTGTAGCGGAAACGGTCTATTCACGACAAGATCTCGCTAACCAATTGTTAATCTCTGCTTTGATGAGCCAAGGCACAGTGGTGTTGTTAACCTTGGTTCTTGCCTATATCCTATTGAGTAAGTTACTGGCACCGTTGAAAAAATTGTCTCATTTAATGTTAGGGCGTTCTGCTAATGATTTAACGCCATTGCCAGATTTACTGCCGTGGTCTGATTTATCACCGCTTATTGATGCATTAAACCGGTATATTTCCCGCCTAAAGCGGATGGTTAGACGACAAGAGCGATTCAGTGCAGATGCTTCTCATCAGCTTAAAACTCCACTTACGGTGCTTAAAACGCAAGTTTCTGTGGCGATTAATAGTACAGATGAAACCCAACGGCAACAGAGTTTACAAGCCATTGAAAAAACACTCGATAATACGATTGTTCTGACTGATAGGCTTTTGCAGCTATCGCGATTAAAAGCTCATGAAAAAGAGGCCATTGCACAGTACCGAGCCATAAATTTGGTCGAAATTGTTCATCAAGTCTGTTTTACTCGGCTATCCCAAGCAGAAAGCCAAAATATTGACTTAGGCTATGAAGGCGCAGAAACGGCATGGATCAAAGGAGAACCGATTTTACTCGCAGAGATGTGTGCAAATTTAATTGATAATGCCATCAAATATACACCTGAAAATGGGGAGGTCACCGTCCGAGTGGTCAGTAGTGACGACCATTTTCATTGGGTCTTGGAAGTGGAGGACTCAGGGCCAGGGATCCCTGATGCTAAAATTAACCGTTCAATGGAAGCATTTACACGTTTAAATAATGCATTAGGGAAGGAAGGCGCGGGGCTTGGATTGGCGCTCGTAAAAGATATTGCGCGCTATCATGGTTCTGAACCTCAATTATTAAAAAGTAAATTACTTAATGGATTATTGGTTAGAATCGCATTTAAAGCCAGCCAAGCGCCGTGGTAA
- the tctD gene encoding transcriptional regulator TctD translates to MRILLVEDHDELSLWLQKALSSSGFAVDVASDGAIADQLLQTEHYELVVLDVSLPRMSGLEVLAQMRKRHQETPVLLLTANSDVADRVQGLNAGADDYLTKPFDIAELEARLRALLRRSQGKVNESQQFGLLSYHEDGYFLLGEEPLGLTPREYAVLNTLFHRRGRPVSKMQLFEQVFSLSDEANLQSIELYVHRVRKKLAGSDVNINTLRGLGYRLEQCSV, encoded by the coding sequence ATGAGAATTTTATTGGTTGAAGACCATGACGAATTGTCATTATGGTTACAAAAAGCGTTATCATCATCTGGGTTTGCGGTTGATGTTGCCAGTGATGGCGCAATAGCGGACCAACTATTGCAGACTGAGCACTATGAATTAGTCGTGTTAGATGTATCACTTCCGAGAATGAGTGGGCTTGAGGTATTAGCGCAAATGCGTAAACGCCATCAAGAAACCCCTGTTTTGTTATTAACGGCGAATTCAGACGTGGCCGACCGTGTACAGGGGCTAAATGCGGGGGCTGATGACTACCTGACAAAACCTTTTGACATTGCGGAATTAGAAGCGCGACTTCGTGCTTTATTGCGACGCAGCCAAGGGAAAGTCAATGAGTCACAACAGTTTGGATTACTGAGTTACCATGAGGATGGCTATTTTTTATTAGGCGAAGAGCCTCTCGGCTTAACACCAAGAGAATATGCGGTGTTAAACACATTATTTCATCGGCGAGGACGTCCTGTTTCTAAAATGCAATTATTTGAACAGGTCTTTTCGTTATCTGATGAAGCCAATTTACAAAGTATTGAATTATATGTTCATCGTGTAAGAAAAAAGCTTGCCGGTTCAGATGTTAATATCAATACTTTACGCGGATTGGGATACCGATTAGAGCAGTGTAGTGTATGA
- a CDS encoding tetratricopeptide repeat protein, producing MTKAFKVGLFILIIIAVATGIYFINNTNSSSPSQLGYDLYQQGESQAAFEQFQKTAEQDAQSAFALAMMYKDGIGTNVDDVAAQHWLIKAAEANNKNALYNLGFFRYKHMIEDTSTDENGLTSLTKAADLGVKEAQEMVGGIYLADKYEEVPQNIELSRQYFTLASDQGSKLAKFALGYIAHDFDNDSKKAVDILTPLVSNDFPLPAMLLASIYKDGGNGVPPNPLLAKKYERLSFSSALEYISDADELEPGPLSLYGSQTEEEKQAVITNLEERASRGDENAIYVLYQKYMTGDGVRRNKNRAMAYIRPLVDAKQPKALFLNYQADKDRIQDLTDAADGQYPPAMYQAYNVYSGRTFSDVKRNDALAEKYLTAAADLGDLNALVTINQRAISSYDFPNKKLSDIVAKYTPILMEKYPNSAEALEAASDVYSVKGSPLFSPEKAFAALEKANRIDPNYDAQMQLARYYINAFGTKQDVQKAAKLLIDNLNENGYPSTAERLLVQIYYRYDIKALIDEKTIIDILKEDIIKRENYSLAYLYADYLLKEDAEKNSDQAFDLYEKSIKQNYNSQVYYAAALLKYRPTEIDKIANLISNVLYSSQAQAELRPHELQTAQDVLLKVGLNRADTKAILVKMALYDNHAEAQKLIEPLINNDADITYLYGINKLNQLTNVDTLSDAEIKPLYDYILKAGELGSSSAYLYIAQNLDGVTYHNDKAYYKSRFQQITGLTVKDLIPQYKKCAALKNNRCLYELGEIYQEGNYGEDANYDTALFYYNQISDPDFSFLKSRKREIEKSKASFANILEKVKQNDPDALRTLANAYKYGNYGQKIDQKKWLEYLEKSAKLNQESALEELIDYYQQDQFINTNKAKILGYYAQLAAIGSQDYTRKLAHQYLKGSQLVDINRQKAREYYLKAGSWGNEFIRYMDDYDIGMKMLNDSPSAKYKVGRAYFYGRGVKEDFWEAAKYLKQASDEGNDYAIALYSEMRYMGVLNEEKNAWVMEPDWDEAIVYLRKHSNPKRVGDYIEAYETLVVPAQKGDISAYIKLGDWYSTRGRDLAAQDWYKKSIDAGNLAAYQSLDSVTEDNQTKRQNYIDGTAKGDLFSKVQLAETYLYDNKILTNSPEYDLAIQYLQEGMKSSDNKLSNEAFNALGDLYKNGIEDKKRELNRPKDQQKYLALLLSEENTRTQALIDLYYYYVNSDNAKALTYLQRAYDKGDLAATKKLYQIYYPGQYCSNSDNVDMDKASRYLKEWIEKSNFQKNTDKHYIHYPESLSEEMGTTYLKGDCNVEQNIDKAIEWYQISLNYHPTHALGSIYKAYVEKGDAKQAYYYALQLDKKPSSIELMDTLSAQDKQAVEQQVADEKAYEKYGRFAEQIEKQRVEAEAGDKMSAFSLGIAYARGEHVPEDTQKMIYYYELAGKNGYPRAYNILGNLYRKDNERGIEKDFPKALYYFDLGAQQNDSNTAHLAGDMLYFGQGIPKDYVKAAKYYDITDLEQGTHHAMAKYKLAYMYYNGWVGSKSKEDIQKAHDYLELGAKYLDKDSIKALKEWDFSMLNQ from the coding sequence ATGACTAAGGCGTTTAAAGTTGGGTTGTTCATATTGATAATAATTGCTGTAGCCACTGGCATTTATTTTATCAATAACACCAACTCATCCTCTCCCTCCCAATTAGGCTATGATTTATATCAACAAGGTGAGTCTCAAGCTGCATTTGAACAGTTCCAAAAAACAGCAGAGCAAGACGCACAGTCCGCTTTTGCATTAGCCATGATGTATAAAGACGGTATTGGTACAAATGTCGATGATGTGGCAGCTCAACACTGGTTAATTAAGGCAGCAGAAGCTAACAATAAAAATGCATTATATAACCTTGGTTTTTTCCGCTATAAGCACATGATAGAAGACACTTCTACAGATGAAAACGGGTTAACTTCTTTAACGAAAGCCGCTGACCTCGGTGTAAAAGAAGCACAAGAAATGGTTGGTGGTATTTATTTAGCTGATAAATACGAAGAAGTTCCGCAAAATATTGAACTTTCTCGCCAATATTTCACTTTAGCTTCTGACCAAGGCTCAAAACTGGCCAAATTTGCTTTAGGTTATATCGCCCATGACTTTGACAATGACAGTAAGAAAGCCGTTGATATATTAACACCACTTGTCAGCAACGATTTTCCCTTACCCGCTATGCTGCTTGCCTCGATTTATAAGGATGGCGGTAACGGTGTACCACCGAACCCATTACTCGCTAAAAAGTACGAACGCCTCTCTTTCTCCTCTGCATTAGAATACATTTCTGACGCAGATGAATTAGAACCAGGGCCTTTATCATTGTATGGTTCACAAACAGAAGAAGAGAAGCAAGCGGTCATTACTAATTTAGAGGAACGGGCGAGCCGTGGTGATGAGAACGCCATCTATGTGTTGTACCAAAAATACATGACTGGCGATGGTGTTAGGAGAAATAAAAACCGTGCAATGGCTTATATCCGCCCCCTTGTAGACGCAAAACAACCTAAAGCCTTATTTTTAAATTACCAAGCCGACAAAGATCGTATTCAAGATTTAACTGATGCCGCTGATGGTCAATATCCTCCCGCGATGTATCAAGCCTATAACGTGTATTCTGGCCGTACATTTAGCGATGTTAAGCGAAATGATGCTTTAGCTGAAAAATATCTCACCGCTGCCGCAGACCTTGGCGATTTAAACGCACTTGTTACCATCAACCAGAGAGCAATTTCCAGTTACGATTTTCCAAACAAAAAACTGAGTGATATTGTCGCCAAATATACCCCTATTTTAATGGAAAAGTACCCGAACTCCGCAGAAGCGTTAGAGGCGGCAAGTGATGTTTATAGTGTTAAAGGTAGCCCATTATTTTCGCCAGAAAAAGCCTTCGCCGCGTTAGAAAAAGCAAATCGCATTGACCCCAATTATGATGCTCAGATGCAATTAGCGCGTTATTATATTAATGCTTTTGGTACTAAGCAGGATGTGCAGAAAGCCGCTAAATTACTCATCGACAACCTTAATGAAAACGGTTACCCATCAACCGCTGAGCGCTTATTGGTTCAAATATATTATCGCTATGATATTAAAGCACTTATCGATGAAAAAACGATTATTGATATCCTCAAAGAAGATATAATTAAACGCGAAAATTATTCCTTAGCTTATTTATATGCTGACTATTTACTAAAGGAAGATGCTGAGAAAAATAGTGATCAGGCTTTTGATTTATATGAAAAATCAATCAAACAAAATTATAATAGCCAGGTTTATTATGCTGCTGCATTATTAAAATATCGACCAACAGAGATCGATAAAATCGCTAACCTGATTAGCAATGTACTCTATTCATCTCAAGCACAAGCTGAATTACGTCCACATGAGCTACAAACCGCCCAAGATGTTTTATTAAAAGTGGGTTTAAATCGCGCTGATACAAAAGCAATATTGGTAAAAATGGCGTTATACGATAACCATGCCGAAGCACAAAAATTAATTGAACCGCTTATTAATAATGATGCTGATATCACTTATTTATATGGGATAAACAAACTTAATCAATTAACGAATGTTGACACTTTAAGTGATGCTGAAATAAAACCATTGTACGATTATATTTTAAAAGCCGGAGAATTAGGTAGTTCATCAGCTTATTTATATATCGCACAGAACCTTGATGGCGTCACTTACCACAATGATAAGGCATATTATAAATCTCGCTTCCAACAAATTACTGGGCTTACCGTAAAAGATTTAATTCCTCAATATAAAAAATGTGCGGCACTGAAGAACAACCGTTGTTTATATGAATTAGGGGAAATTTATCAAGAAGGTAACTACGGGGAAGATGCCAATTATGATACTGCCCTTTTCTATTACAATCAGATTTCTGATCCTGATTTTAGCTTCTTAAAATCACGTAAAAGAGAAATTGAAAAATCCAAAGCTTCATTTGCCAATATTCTAGAAAAAGTGAAACAGAATGACCCAGATGCGTTACGTACACTCGCAAATGCTTATAAATATGGTAACTATGGGCAGAAAATCGACCAGAAAAAATGGCTTGAATATCTAGAGAAAAGTGCAAAACTCAATCAAGAAAGTGCACTTGAAGAACTTATTGATTATTACCAGCAAGATCAATTTATCAATACAAATAAAGCCAAAATCTTAGGTTATTACGCCCAATTAGCCGCTATTGGTAGTCAAGACTATACCCGTAAACTGGCACACCAATATTTAAAAGGCAGCCAGCTTGTTGATATCAATCGACAAAAAGCACGTGAGTATTACCTGAAAGCAGGAAGTTGGGGCAATGAATTTATCAGGTATATGGATGATTATGATATTGGCATGAAAATGCTCAATGACAGCCCTTCTGCGAAATACAAAGTGGGTCGAGCTTATTTCTATGGGCGAGGTGTCAAAGAAGACTTTTGGGAAGCGGCTAAGTACCTAAAACAAGCGAGTGATGAAGGTAATGACTACGCCATCGCACTCTATAGTGAAATGCGATATATGGGCGTACTGAATGAAGAAAAAAACGCTTGGGTAATGGAACCTGATTGGGATGAAGCTATTGTTTATCTAAGAAAACATTCTAATCCAAAACGGGTTGGTGATTATATTGAAGCCTATGAAACCCTCGTGGTCCCTGCCCAAAAAGGCGATATAAGCGCTTATATTAAACTTGGCGATTGGTATAGTACGCGCGGCCGAGATCTCGCAGCGCAAGATTGGTATAAGAAAAGTATCGACGCTGGCAATTTAGCTGCTTATCAATCTCTTGATTCCGTGACTGAAGATAACCAAACAAAACGCCAAAATTATATTGATGGCACAGCGAAAGGTGACCTTTTCTCTAAAGTTCAATTAGCCGAAACGTATTTATATGATAACAAAATTCTCACGAACTCTCCTGAATATGATTTAGCGATTCAATATCTACAAGAAGGAATGAAATCAAGCGATAATAAGCTTTCGAATGAAGCCTTTAATGCATTGGGGGATTTATACAAAAATGGAATTGAAGATAAAAAAAGGGAGCTCAATCGTCCCAAAGATCAACAAAAATACTTAGCGCTGCTGTTAAGTGAAGAAAATACTCGTACCCAAGCTTTAATTGACCTTTATTACTATTATGTAAATAGTGATAACGCTAAAGCCTTAACCTATTTACAACGGGCTTACGATAAGGGTGATTTAGCGGCAACGAAAAAACTCTATCAAATCTATTATCCCGGCCAATATTGTAGTAACAGCGATAATGTGGATATGGATAAAGCGAGCCGATATTTGAAGGAATGGATTGAAAAAAGCAATTTCCAGAAAAATACCGACAAACATTATATTCATTATCCTGAGAGCCTTTCCGAAGAGATGGGAACCACCTATTTAAAAGGCGATTGTAATGTTGAACAAAATATCGACAAAGCCATCGAATGGTACCAAATTTCGCTAAATTACCATCCTACTCATGCACTTGGTTCGATTTATAAGGCTTATGTCGAAAAAGGCGATGCCAAGCAAGCCTATTACTATGCATTACAACTTGATAAAAAACCAAGTTCTATTGAGCTAATGGATACACTTTCAGCGCAAGATAAACAAGCGGTTGAGCAACAAGTTGCCGATGAAAAAGCCTATGAGAAATATGGCCGCTTTGCCGAGCAAATTGAAAAACAGCGTGTCGAAGCTGAGGCAGGCGATAAAATGTCAGCCTTCTCATTAGGTATCGCCTATGCCCGTGGTGAGCACGTGCCTGAAGATACGCAAAAGATGATCTATTATTATGAATTAGCAGGGAAAAATGGCTATCCTCGCGCTTATAACATTTTAGGTAATCTGTATCGTAAAGATAACGAGCGCGGCATTGAAAAAGACTTCCCGAAAGCGCTTTATTACTTTGATTTAGGCGCACAACAAAATGACAGTAACACGGCCCACCTCGCCGGCGATATGCTCTACTTTGGCCAAGGCATACCAAAAGACTATGTTAAAGCGGCTAAATACTACGATATAACAGACCTAGAACAAGGCACCCACCATGCAATGGCAAAATACAAACTTGCTTATATGTATTATAACGGCTGGGTCGGTAGCAAAAGTAAAGAAGATATCCAAAAAGCCCATGACTACCTTGAACTGGGTGCTAAATACCTCGACAAAGACTCAATCAAAGCATTAAAAGAATGGGACTTTAGTATGTTAAATCAATAA
- a CDS encoding tripartite tricarboxylate transporter TctB family protein, giving the protein MSQRIFAIVWLILCAIGIYIGWGIQSEFTYEPLGPRPFPVVILSLMALCALALLFGKQEAVEWPKPYVLRRLVLLVVALVIYAWAFEWLGFPIATTLLTISIALLFGATPIAAIISGPILGIFLFYAFDKWLDVTLPIGSLLS; this is encoded by the coding sequence ATGAGCCAACGCATATTTGCCATAGTTTGGCTAATACTGTGTGCTATCGGAATTTATATTGGCTGGGGGATCCAAAGTGAGTTTACCTACGAACCACTGGGCCCCCGCCCTTTTCCGGTTGTCATACTCTCCTTAATGGCGCTTTGTGCTCTTGCCTTATTATTTGGCAAGCAAGAAGCCGTTGAGTGGCCAAAACCCTATGTATTACGCCGTTTAGTTTTATTAGTCGTTGCACTCGTGATCTATGCATGGGCTTTTGAATGGTTAGGATTCCCAATTGCAACCACTTTACTCACCATCAGTATTGCCCTGCTATTTGGTGCGACGCCCATCGCCGCGATTATTTCAGGCCCTATCTTAGGTATCTTTTTGTTCTATGCCTTTGATAAATGGCTAGATGTAACCTTGCCTATTGGCAGCTTGCTAAGTTAA
- a CDS encoding Bug family tripartite tricarboxylate transporter substrate binding protein: protein MKKFTLKALATAIFLVGINSANALPERTECIAPAKPGGGFDLTCKLVQVSLLETKEIEKPMRVTYMPGGIGAVAYNAIVAQRPAEPGTIVAFSGGSLLNLAQGKFGRYNENDVRWLASVGSDYGMIAVRADSPYKDLKDLMDTFKKDPNSIVFGAGGSIGSQDWMKTALLAKAIDIDPRKMRYVAFEGGGETLTALLGNHIQVLSGDISEMTPYINEGKIRILAVYADKRLGDGLSDIPTAKEQGYDIVWPIIRGFYMGPKVSDADYNQWVEAFQKLQQTDEFKKQRELRGLFEYNLTGQELDSYVKKEIEQYREQARAFGLAK, encoded by the coding sequence ATGAAAAAATTCACACTGAAGGCCTTAGCAACAGCAATATTTTTAGTTGGCATTAACTCTGCAAACGCCCTACCCGAACGTACAGAATGTATTGCCCCCGCCAAACCTGGCGGTGGTTTTGATTTAACCTGTAAGTTAGTACAAGTATCTCTTCTTGAAACCAAAGAAATTGAAAAACCGATGCGCGTGACCTATATGCCAGGCGGTATTGGCGCGGTCGCTTATAACGCGATTGTTGCTCAGCGCCCTGCGGAACCCGGCACCATCGTTGCGTTCTCCGGGGGGTCATTGCTCAACCTTGCACAAGGTAAATTTGGCCGCTATAACGAAAATGATGTGCGTTGGCTTGCCAGCGTTGGCAGTGACTACGGCATGATTGCCGTTCGAGCTGACTCCCCTTATAAAGATCTCAAAGATTTAATGGATACCTTCAAAAAAGACCCTAATAGCATCGTATTTGGGGCGGGAGGATCTATTGGTAGCCAAGACTGGATGAAAACGGCTTTACTCGCAAAAGCGATAGACATTGACCCTCGCAAAATGCGTTATGTCGCTTTTGAAGGAGGCGGTGAAACCTTAACCGCGCTGCTGGGTAACCATATTCAGGTACTTTCAGGGGATATCAGCGAAATGACGCCATATATCAATGAAGGTAAAATTCGTATCCTTGCCGTCTACGCAGACAAACGCCTTGGTGATGGGTTATCCGATATCCCTACAGCAAAAGAACAAGGGTATGACATTGTCTGGCCAATCATTCGCGGTTTCTATATGGGTCCAAAAGTGTCTGATGCAGATTATAACCAATGGGTTGAAGCCTTCCAAAAATTGCAACAAACCGACGAATTCAAAAAACAACGCGAACTGCGTGGTTTATTTGAATACAACTTAACCGGGCAAGAACTCGATAGCTATGTCAAAAAAGAGATCGAGCAGTATCGTGAACAAGCCCGTGCTTTCGGTTTAGCCAAATAA
- the fabB gene encoding beta-ketoacyl-ACP synthase I, which yields MKRAVITGLGIVSSLGNNQEEVLASLKEGRSGITFSEEFKEAGLRSHVWGNVKNLDPKDLIDRKIFRFMSDCSAYAYLSMEQAIADSGLAEEQVSNLRTGIVVGSGGGSPRNQVAGSDGMRAKGLRGVGPYMVTRAMASGISACLATPFKIKGVNYSISSACSTSAHCIGHAVELIQLGKQDVVFAGGGEELSWEMTCEFDAMGALSTKYNETPDKASRTYDKDRDGFVIAGGGGIVVVEELEHALARGAHIYAEIVGYGATSDGADMVAPSGEGAVRCMQMAMQGVDKIDYINTHGTSTPVGDTKELEAIQEVFGSHSPAISATKAMSGHSLGAAGVHEAIYSLLMLEHGFIAPSINVENLDEKAAGLNIVTKPTEQALETVMSNSFGFGGTNATLVMSKYKA from the coding sequence ATGAAGCGTGCAGTCATCACTGGTCTAGGTATTGTTTCCAGCCTTGGTAATAACCAGGAAGAAGTACTGGCTTCTCTGAAGGAAGGTCGTTCCGGGATCACTTTCTCAGAAGAATTCAAAGAGGCAGGGCTACGTAGCCATGTCTGGGGTAATGTCAAAAATTTAGACCCAAAAGACTTAATCGACCGTAAGATTTTCCGTTTTATGAGTGATTGCTCCGCCTATGCTTATTTATCGATGGAACAAGCGATTGCGGATTCAGGTTTAGCTGAAGAACAAGTTTCAAATTTACGCACAGGTATCGTTGTAGGCTCGGGTGGTGGTTCTCCACGTAACCAAGTAGCGGGTTCTGACGGTATGCGTGCGAAAGGTTTACGTGGTGTGGGCCCATATATGGTGACCCGTGCAATGGCATCGGGTATTTCTGCCTGTTTAGCAACGCCTTTCAAAATCAAAGGTGTAAACTACTCAATCAGTTCTGCTTGTTCAACATCAGCGCACTGTATCGGTCATGCGGTTGAATTAATTCAATTAGGCAAACAAGATGTGGTTTTCGCAGGTGGCGGTGAAGAACTGAGCTGGGAAATGACCTGTGAGTTTGATGCGATGGGCGCATTGTCGACTAAATACAATGAAACGCCAGACAAAGCATCAAGAACTTACGATAAAGACCGTGATGGTTTCGTTATCGCAGGTGGTGGCGGTATCGTTGTTGTCGAGGAATTAGAACATGCGTTAGCGCGTGGTGCACATATCTACGCTGAAATTGTCGGCTATGGTGCGACCTCTGACGGTGCAGACATGGTTGCCCCTTCAGGTGAAGGTGCGGTGCGTTGTATGCAAATGGCAATGCAGGGCGTTGATAAAATTGATTATATCAACACACACGGTACGTCAACGCCAGTGGGTGACACCAAAGAGTTAGAAGCTATCCAAGAAGTGTTTGGTAGCCATTCGCCTGCAATTTCTGCAACGAAAGCGATGAGTGGTCACTCATTAGGCGCTGCGGGTGTACACGAAGCGATTTACAGCTTACTGATGTTAGAGCACGGCTTTATTGCACCAAGCATTAACGTCGAAAACTTAGACGAGAAAGCTGCTGGCTTGAACATCGTGACTAAACCAACGGAACAAGCACTGGAAACCGTCATGTCTAACAGCTTCGGTTTCGGTGGAACTAACGCCACATTAGTGATGAGCAAATACAAAGCGTAA
- a CDS encoding tripartite tricarboxylate transporter permease, which translates to METWMYLSQGFEVALVPQNILIALIGCFIGTIVGMLPGLGPINGVAILLPLAFALKLPAESALILLATVYLGCEYGGRISSILLNVPGDAAAIMTTLDGYPMAKQGKGGVALSISAVSSFIGSTIAIVGIILFAPLLAQWSLAFGPAEYFALMVFAIACLGSMMSQNPIKSLLAALMGLSLATVGVDANSGEYRFTFDSVHLSDGVQFIVVVIGLFSVSEILLMLEGTATGQGLIRKTGRMLFNRKEAKACAGPALRSSFIGFFVGVLPGAGATIASAITYMTEKKISGEKGDFGNGDVRGVAAPEAANNASACGSFIPMLTLGVPGSGTTAVMMGALTLYNITPGPGMFTEQPDIVWGLIAALLIANVVLLIMNIPLIGLFTRMLTVPLWFLVPAIACISAVGVYAVHSTTFDLLLMMGLGVFGFILRKMNFPLSPLILGFVLGEMLEQNLRRSLSISNGNFDILWSSTISQSLLTLAVLVLILPPIIKRIRKRKQSTVSS; encoded by the coding sequence ATGGAAACTTGGATGTATCTATCTCAAGGTTTTGAGGTCGCACTGGTTCCTCAAAATATCTTGATCGCCTTAATCGGCTGCTTTATTGGGACTATCGTGGGGATGCTTCCCGGCCTCGGCCCTATCAATGGCGTCGCAATTTTGCTGCCGTTGGCTTTTGCACTGAAATTACCTGCTGAATCTGCATTAATCTTACTCGCCACAGTTTATTTAGGTTGTGAATATGGCGGACGTATATCATCAATCTTACTCAATGTTCCTGGCGATGCCGCTGCCATCATGACCACGCTAGATGGTTATCCTATGGCAAAACAAGGAAAAGGTGGTGTCGCGCTCTCTATTTCTGCGGTCAGTTCGTTCATTGGTTCAACAATTGCGATTGTAGGGATAATTCTATTCGCTCCCTTGCTTGCGCAATGGTCACTCGCCTTTGGCCCTGCCGAATATTTCGCCTTAATGGTTTTTGCCATTGCCTGCTTAGGTAGCATGATGAGCCAAAACCCAATCAAATCACTATTGGCGGCCTTAATGGGGTTATCACTCGCCACAGTCGGAGTGGATGCCAACTCTGGGGAATATCGTTTTACGTTCGATAGCGTACATTTATCGGATGGTGTGCAGTTTATCGTCGTAGTTATTGGTTTGTTCTCTGTCAGCGAAATTTTATTGATGCTCGAAGGCACAGCGACAGGCCAAGGTCTGATCCGCAAAACAGGCCGAATGCTGTTCAATCGCAAAGAAGCTAAAGCGTGTGCTGGCCCGGCTTTACGTTCTTCTTTTATCGGTTTCTTTGTTGGCGTTCTTCCGGGAGCGGGAGCCACCATTGCCAGCGCTATCACTTATATGACGGAAAAGAAAATCAGTGGTGAGAAAGGGGATTTTGGTAATGGCGATGTTCGCGGTGTCGCAGCACCAGAAGCGGCCAATAATGCCTCTGCCTGTGGCTCATTTATCCCAATGTTAACCCTTGGTGTGCCGGGTTCAGGAACCACAGCGGTCATGATGGGGGCGCTAACGCTCTACAATATCACCCCAGGCCCAGGGATGTTTACTGAACAACCTGATATTGTTTGGGGGTTAATTGCGGCTCTGTTGATTGCTAACGTAGTCCTACTCATCATGAATATTCCATTAATTGGCTTATTCACGCGTATGTTAACGGTGCCATTATGGTTTTTAGTCCCTGCTATTGCTTGCATTTCTGCTGTAGGGGTGTATGCCGTTCACAGTACAACGTTTGATTTGTTACTGATGATGGGGCTAGGTGTATTTGGGTTTATTCTACGAAAAATGAACTTCCCACTTTCACCATTAATTTTAGGGTTTGTACTCGGTGAAATGTTAGAACAAAACTTACGCCGTTCACTGTCCATCAGTAATGGTAATTTCGATATTCTTTGGAGCAGTACGATTTCTCAAAGTTTATTAACACTTGCGGTATTAGTACTAATTCTACCACCGATTATAAAGCGTATTCGTAAACGTAAACAATCCACTGTCTCATCGTAA